A genomic window from Elaeis guineensis isolate ETL-2024a chromosome 3, EG11, whole genome shotgun sequence includes:
- the LOC140856490 gene encoding putative lipoxygenase 5, with amino-acid sequence MAASIESLGTSLIQRLPLLPSSSSRIFRGEQSNLGFQPALFPLTQRSLHRVNRAVRAPVAAAVTEKVVKVVAEKPVRFKVRAALTVRKKKEEDLKEKIASQLDAFSDKIGRNVVLELVSTEIDPWTQKPKRSNKAVLRDWFEKKNVKGERVVYTAEFMVDSSFGMPGAITVLNRHQKEFFLESIVVEGFACGPVHFSCYSWVQPTKIHPSERVFFNNKPYLPAETPPGLKELRERELEELRGDGTGERKLTDRIYDFDTYNDLGNPDKGFEYARPIAGGDKMPYPRRCRTGRSPTNTDVHAESRREYPSPIYVPRDEAFEEGKQEMLSAGALKALLHNLVPSFVASISPESHDFKAFHDIDNLFKEGLRWKKTLQDQLFHKIPFVSKIEESSEALLRFDTPDIITKDKFAWLRDDEFARQALAGINPVNVERLQVFPPVSKLDPTIYGPPESAIKEEHIIGHLGGMSVQQALEENKLFMLDYHDVYLPFLDRINAQDGRKAYGTRTLFFLTQLGTLKPIAIELSLPPATPGCSRAKRVLTPPTDATNNWLWQLAKAHVCSNDAGVHQLVNHWLRTHACLEPFIIAAHRQLSAMHPIFKLLKPHMRYTLEINALARQILISGGGVIESGFTPGSCCMEMSVSFYRDHWRFDREGLPADLIRRGMAIEDPSQPHGLKLLIEDYPYANDGLLLWSALQAWVRTYVQAYYPNPHVVQADPELQAWYAEAVRVGHADKSGADWWPRLSSPADLASLLTTLLWLASAQHAALNFGQYPLGGYIPNRPPLMRRLVPAEGDPEYDNFVADPHRFFLSALPSLTQATTFMTVIDTLSTHSEDEEYLGERRDSYTWTGDAAMVDAWHTFAAEVRRAEEEITRRNAEPARRNRCGAGVLPYELLAPSSPPGITCRGVPNSVSI; translated from the exons aTGGCGGCTTCTATCGAAAGCTTGGGCACTTCTTTGATCCAAAGATTGCCTCTCCTTCCTTCCTCGAGCTCTCGAATTTTTCGAGGGGAGCAGAGCAACCTCGGCTTCCAACCTGCTCTGTTTCCGTTGACACAAAGGAGTCTTCATAGGGTGAATAGAGCTGTGAGAGCTCCGGTGGCGGCGGCGGTCACAGAGAAAGTGGTGAAGGTGGTGGCAGAGAAGCCAGTGAGGTTTAAGGTTCGGGCAGCGTTGACggtgaggaagaagaaagaggaggattTGAAAGAGAAGATTGCAAGCCAGCTCGATGCCTTCTCGGATAAGATTGGAAGGAACGTCGTTTTGGAGCTCGTCAGCACCGAGATCGATCCAT GGACACAAAAGCCGAAGAGAAGCAACAAGGCAGTGCTTAGGGACTGGTTTGAGAAGAAGAATGTGAAGGGGGAGAGGGTGGTGTACACAGCTGAATTCATGGTGGACTCCAGCTTCGGCATGCCGGGAGCCATCACGGTGCTGAATCGGCaccagaaggagttcttcttagAAAGCATCGTCGTCGAGGGCTTCGCCTGTGGTCCTGTCCACTTCTCTTGCTACTCCTGGGTCCAACCCACCAAAATTCACCCCAGCGAGAGGGTCTTCTTCAACAACAAG CCATATTTGCCAGCAGAGACACCTCCTGGTCTGAAGGAACTAAGGGAGAGGGAGTTGGAGGAGCTAAGAGGCGACGGAACGGGCGAGAGGAAGCTCACTGATAGAATTTACGATTTCGATACTTATAATGACTTAGGCAACCCTGACAAGGGATTCGAGTACGCAAGGCCGATCGCCGGAGGAGACAAAATGCCATATCCAAGAAGATGTAGAACAGGGAGGTCCCCAACCAATACAG ATGTGCATGCAGAGAGCAGAAGGGAGTATCCCTCGCCAATATATGTGCCTCGTGATGAAGCATTTGAGGAGGGTAAGCAAGAGATGTTATCGGCCGGTGCACTGAAAGCATTGCTCCACAACCTTGTGCCATCTTTCGTCGCATCCATTTCTCCGGAGAGCCATGACTTCAAGGCCTTCCACGACATCGACAACCTCTTCAAAGAAGGCCTTCGCTGGAAGAAGACCTTGCAGGACCAACTCTTCCATAAGATTCCAtttgtgagcaagattgaagagtcCAGCGAGGCCCTGCTCCGATTCGACACCCCGGACATCATAACAA AGGACAAGTTTGCGTGGCTGCGAGATGACGAGTTCGCTCGGCAGGCACTCGCCGGCATTAACCCCGTCAACGTAGAGaggcttcag GTGTTCCCTCCTGTTAGCAAGCTCGATCCCACCATATATGGTCCTCCTGAATCTGCCATCAAAGAGGAGCACATTATTGGCCATCTCGGTGGCATGTCAGTCCAACAG GCATTGGAGGAGAACAAGCTATTCATGTTGGATTACCATGATGTTTACCTCCCATTTCTTGACCGGATCAATGCCCAAGATGGGAGGAAAGCCTATGGCACAAGAACTCTATTTTTCCTCACTCAACTTGGGACTCTGAAGCCAATAGCCATTGAGCTCAGTCTCCCACCAGCAACCCCTGGTTGCTCGAGAGCGAAACGTGTCCTCACACCACCCACCGATGCCACAAACAACTGGCTCTGGCAACTCGCCAAGGCCCACGTCTGCTCCAATGATGCTGGGGTCCACCAACTTGTCAACCACTG GTTGAGGACACATGCGTGCTTGGAGCCCTTCATAATAGCTGCGCATCGACAACTAAGCGCGATGCATCCAATCTTCAAGCTGCTCAAGCCCCATATGCGTTACACCCTTGAGATCAATGCTCTTGCTCGCCAAATCCTCATCAGTGGTGGTGGAGTCATCGAGTCTGGCTTCACCCCTGGATCATGTTGCATGGAGATGAGTGTCTCCTTCTATCGGGATCACTGGCGTTTCGACCGAGAGGGCCTCCCTGCCGATCTCATTAGAAG AGGCATGGCAATAGAGGACCCTAGCCAACCCCATGGGCTAAAGCTTCTCATAGAGGACTACCCCTACGCCAACGATGGCCTCCTCCTTTGGTCCGCCCTCCAGGCCTGGGTCCGGACCTACGTCCAGGCCTACTACCCGAACCCCCACGTCGTCCAAGCCGACCCCGAGCTCCAAGCCTGGTACGCCGAAGCCGTCCGAGTGGGCCACGCCGACAAGAGCGGCGCCGACTGGTGGCCCCGGCTCAGCTCCCCCGCCGACCTTGCCTCCCTGCTCACCACCCTCCTCTGGCTCGCGTCGGCTCAGCACGCCGCGCTCAACTTCGGGCAGTACCCGCTCGGCGGCTACATCCCGAACCGGCCCCCTCTCATGCGCCGGCTCGTCCCCGCCGAGGGCGACCCCGAGTACGACAACTTCGTCGCCGATCCCCACCGATTTTTTCTCTCCGCGCTCCCGAGTTTGACCCAGGCGACGACTTTCATGACGGTCATCGACACGCTCTCGACGCACTCGGAGGACGAGGAGTACCTCGGGGAGCGCCGCGATTCGTATACGTGGACAGGGGATGCCGCGATGGTGGACGCGTGGCATACTTTCGCCGCGGAGGTGAGGCGCGCCGAGGAGGAGATCACGAGGAGGAATGCTGAGCCGGCGAGGAGAAACCGCTGCGGCGCCGGGGTTTTGCCGTATGAATTACTGGCTCCCAGTTCGCCCCCTGGGATCACGTGCAGGGGAGTGCCCAACAGCGTCTCCATTTGA